The nucleotide window GTGTATTGCCGCACCGTTGCCGACAATGTAAACGTAATGTCATTTCACGATTCATGCGGCATTTTAAAACGCAGGCTATTACCCCAGCATCTTGAGCTAAATGGCTTGTGCTTGGATGCTGTTGAGCATTATGTGGACCATCCAGGTTGGGACTGTATTGAGCACCGACTTGAACAATTGGCAAAGCTTACTTCAAAGAGGATATTACGTGGTTGATTTGCAGAAATTACCGGAAGGGTACGAGTTCCATCACGTAGGTTATGCCACCGGATCGATTGAACGCGAACGACAGTTTTTCGAGTACATGGGATATCATCAGGAAGGTGAATTGTTTGTCGATCCCGTGCAGGGCATATCCGGCTGCTTTCTTGTTGGCCCTGGACCAAGGGTCGAGTTGCTGGAAAATTTGCCTGGGTCTGTAACGCTGACACCATGGATCGATGCGGGAATAAAGATGTATCACTTTGCGTACTTGGTCGAAGATATTGACTCTGCCATTAACTGGGCTCGTGCAAAGCGTGCAAAGATGATTGTTGAGCCGGTTCCAGCAGTCGCTTTTGGCTTGTGCCGCATCAGTTTTGTCATGTTTCCCAACCGAATGATGCTGGAATTTATTGAAATAAGGAACAAGGTAAACATATGAATTCTGCCATTGCTGAAAAGAAAAGATTACAAACCATATCTGAAATATCTTTGTATTCATCTGGCGTGATGCCCGCAGCGATCTCATATTGCTTTAAGATTGTATCTCGATTTATAAATGGTGAATCTATATTAGAATTGGGGCCGGCCGAAGGAGTGATGACTGAGCTGTTAGCAACCCTCAATAAGAAGATAACTATAGTGGAAGGATCTAGCACCTTTTGTGATGATCTAAGAAAACGCTTCCCTCAGGCAGAAATTGTGAATGCGCTTTTTGAGGAATTTAATCCTACCGTGAAATTTGATACTATCATCCTCGGTCATGTACTTGAACATGTAAATGATCCTGTTGATATACTTTCGCGCGCAAAAAACTGGCTCAAACCTGATGTCGGTCACATTTTTGCTGCGGTCCCCAACGCTCACTCATTGCACCGTCAGGCTGCAGTAGTAATGGGTATTCTGACAGCGGAAGATACTTTAAATGAAATGGATGTTCATCATGGTCATCGTAGAGTGTTCAATCCAGAATCCTTTCAAGAGGCTTTTCATGTAGCAGGATTGAACATCGAAGTCTTTGGTGGTTACTGGTTAAAACCGGTTGCCAACAAGCAAATAGAAGACACTTGGACACCGCAGATGGTTGAAGCCTTCATGCAACTTGGGGAACGTTTTCCAGATATCGCTGGCGAAATATATATTGTAGCTTCACATAATACGGGAGGATAAAGATGCCATTGTCAGACTGCAAAATCATTGATTTGCCAAAAATCGCTGACCCACGTGGAAATTTAACTTTTGTCGAGGGTACAAACCATATTCCTTTCGACATAAAGAGGGTTTTTTATCTTTACGATGTACCCGGTGGCGAGATGCGAGCTGGACATAGCAATATCTATTCTGAACAATTTATTATTGCCATGAGTGGCAGTTTTGACGTTATTGTCGACGATGGTTTCGATAAAAAGACGTTTCATCTCAATAGAGCCTACTATGGGTTATACCTGCCAACTAATGTCTGGAGAGAGATAGATAATTTTTCTTCGGGCGCTGTATGTCTCGTGCTGACATCGACCACATATTCTGCAGACGACTATATCCGTGAATATGAGACATTTCTTGAGGCGGCAAAGAAGAAATGAACATTCCCTTTCTCGACCTTAAATCGCCTTATATTGAATTAAAAGATGAGCTGGACGCTGCCTATCGACGTGTGATGGAGTCGGGTTGGTACATTCTTGGCAGAGAAGTGCAGTCGTTCGAAACTGAGTTTGCAGCCTATTGTGAAACAAAGTATTGCATCGGTGTTGCCAACGGACTCGATGCCCTTCACCTGATTGTTCGGGCATACGGAATAGGTCCTGGCGATGAAGTGATCGTCCCATCCAATACATATATTGCCACGTGGCTAGCAGTGACCCATGCTGGTGCAACCCCCGTTCCCGTTGAACCGGATGAGCGCACCTACAACCTCGATCCAGCGAGAATTGAACAAGCTATTACACCAATGACGAAGGCAATACTGGTGGTGCATCTTTACGGACAAACCGCGGATATGGATCCGATCAATGCCATTGCCCAAAAATACGGCCTCAAAATTATTGAAGATTGTGCCCAAGCACATGGCGCACGTTACAAGGGTCGTAGAGCTGGAAGTCTTGGAGATGCTGCCGGGTTCAGCTTTTATCCCGGTAAAAATCTCGGGGCCATCGGTGATGGCGGAGCAGTTACAACTAATGATAATGAATTATCGGAACGTATCAAAGTGCTTCGCAACTATGGCTCACAGATCAAGTATCATAACGAGGTCGTCGGGTTCAACTCTCGACTGGATGAATTGCAGGCAGCATTACTTCGGGTGAAGCTGACCAAGCTTGATGAATGTAATGAACGACGAAGGATTGTTGCCAGTTCCTACATTCAAGATCTTACTACTATCACCCCCCTGACCATACCATTTATCCCGGAATGGGCCGAGCCGGTCTGGCATCTGTTTGTGGTGCGGCAAGATCGCCGTGATGAGTTACAAAAGATGCTGGCTGAGGCTGGCATTGGAACCATGATCCATTATCCTATCCCACCGCATTTGCAGCCTGCATATTCAGACCTTGGCTATAAAAGGGGTGACTTTCCAATTTCAGAAGCAATTCATAATTCTGTAATCAGTCTTCCGATGTGGCCGGGTATAACAGAAGATAGCATTGTGTCTGTTTGCGCCTCATTGCATAAAGTCCATTCAGCATGAGTCTGGTAAAAACCAGTTTGTGGAATGCAGTTGCTGTTGCTGTTAAGTTATCCAGCGCACTTGTGCTTAACAAACTACTGGCTGTCATGTTGGGACCGGCCGGATATACACTGATTGGACAGTTTCAAAACGCGGTTGGACTCGTTTCCGGCCTTGTCAGCGGAACCGTAACAACAGGTGTTACCAAATACACCGCAGAGTATTTTGACGACGAACCACGGCAGCATGCAATTTGGCAAACCGCCTGCCGCTTAATGCTCTTCACGACATTGGGTGCTGCAGTCGGCATAATCTTGTTTCGCGAGCAGCTTTCTGTATGGCTATTCAAACTGCCTCATTTTTCCGATGTCTTCGTTTGGTTTGCGATTGCGTTGCCGGGGTTAGCACTTAATTCAACCCTACTTGCAATTATCAACGGTAAAAAAGAGTTTCGTACATTCATATTTGCGAACATTTCAGGTAATTTGGTCTCGTTTTGTGTTGTCGCCATATTGGCATGGAAGCTTGGACTGCGTGGTGCTTTAATTGCCTTTGGCGTGAGTCAGTCAGTAGCGGTACTAACCACGCTGGGCCTAGCGCTAAAAGCAGAATGGTTTAGCCTGCGTACTCTATGGGGCAAGATTGACCCGAAGACTCTGCAAAATTTATTGAAGTTTGTTGCTATGGCTATAACTAGTTCTATTTGTGTCCCACTCTCACAGATTCTTGTGCGGGATCACCTGTCAGCAAAATTTGGACTTGAGGCTACTGGCTATTGGCAGGCAGTTACAAAAATTAGTGATATCTACCTTATGATGGTGACTCTTACCCTTTCTGCGTATTATTTGCCTCGGATTTCCGAGATTAGAACGGCAAAAGAACTAAAATCAGAAATTCTTAAAACATACCGGATTGTATTACCTCTTGCAGTCTTTGGTGCTCTGTCAATTTATTTGCTGCGTGACTTCATTGTATCGGTACTTTTTACTCCAGATTTTCGTCCGATGATCAAGCTGTTTACTTGGCAGTTGACTGGCGACGTGATTAAGATTGGAAGTTGGATATTGGGCTACGTCCTGTTTGCGAGAGCGTCCACGCAATTCGTTATTGTTACAGAAGTTTTCTTTTCAGTCTCTTTGGTATTAGGTACAATATTACTTACTCCTCGCTTTGGCTTGCAAGGGGCGGTTATAGCATTCGCGCTTAACTATCTGCTACACTGGTACGTTATGTACTTTTTAACGAGTAAAGAGTTTAAGAAAATGTCTTAGGAGGCATCTTGAATCCATCTAAACTGTTAAAAATAAGAGCAAGACATATTTATTTAGCAACGGGACTAGCTTATCAGTATTTGAGAATTGTATTTTATCGTTTAGTCTCCAATGCTACCGTTGTGTCAAATGGAGTTAAATATATTCAACCGGTGTTGACGACAGGACAAGGGGAAATAATACTCGGAAAATGTAACCTGGGTGTCTGGCCTTCTCCGTATTTTTTTAATGGATACACTCATATCGAAGCGAGGTCGACTGAATCTAAAATTATAATTGGCGATGGGGTTTATATCAATAATAATGCAGTTATCGTAGCAGACCGCACTTGCATTAGTATAGGTGCTAATACTCTTATTGGCACGGAATTTACAGTCTATGATTCTGATTTTCATGACTTACATCCTGATAGACGAAATTCTGGAACATACAAATGTCTGCCTGTCACTATAGGTGATAATGTTTTTATTGGGTCACGAGTTACTGTGTTAAAAGGTGTCACTATTGGTAAGAATTCTGTTGTAGCGGCAGGATCTGTTTTAGGAATAAGTGTTCCAGAAAACACTATAGCAGGCGGTGTACCTGCTAAAATTATTGGGCATGTTTAGCTATGTCTTTTTGTGAATCGAGGCATTACATATGAATGACTATCCCTCACCAATTGAATCTTTTGATAATCCGCTCGTGTCGGTCATTATACCTGCTTTTAATCATGAGAAATATGTCCAGAAAGCTATAAAAAGCGTTATTGATCAAACATATAATAATATTGAACTAATTGTGTTGAACGATGGATCAAAGGATGATACCCATCAGCAAATTATTTCAATGGAGGTATATTGCAAAAATCGTTTTACTAGTTTTGCGTACATCAATAAAAACAATGAAGGCTTAACTATAACATTAAATAAAGGCATTACACTTGCTAAGGGTGACTTTATTTCATTATTAGCATCTGACGACATGTTCTTACCTGATAAAATAGAGTTTTTGGTAAAGGAGTTTAATGCACTTGATAATAATTATGCTTTAGTTTCCGGGGATACAGATTTTATTGATGCTGATGATAATTGTGTGGAGGTTGATTTAAATGGAAATATAGCCAACGACAAGACACGGTTGTCTTTTAATAGTTCGATAAGGTTTTTAACGTATAGGCGCATTAATTATGATTTACAACGCAACTTTGGTACATATGAGAGCTTTTTTGAGGGTAATTATTTTTCGGGTTTGGCTGCATTGATTCGTAAAAGTTCAATTATTGAGATGGGATTATATGACATCAATACTAAACTTGAAGATATCGATATGTGGTTTCGCCTTTCAAAAAAATATAAATTCAAGTATGTAGATAAAGTATTAGCTCATTACAGGTGGCACGAAAATAGTAAGCATCCCCGGCAAAGCCGGGGCTTTCAAAGTCGTGAACCGCTCGAAGCGGTTTTTTCAAAAGATTATCTGACCACCACGAGTGGTGGTCATTCTTCGGGCAAAAATGTCAATTGATCCAGACGTTTGTCTTCGTCTTCCTGGTTCCTGATGTAGTTGGCAATTGTTTCCTCGTCAGCACCGACAGTGGATACAAAGTAGCCACGTGCCCAAAAGCTCATACCAGCAAAGTTCTTCTTCTGACCAAGGTACATTCGCGCAATATGGATTGCACTTTTGCCCTTGATGAAACCGATCACCTGTGCAACGGAGTATTTTGGTGGGATCGATATCAATATGTGAATATGATCAGGTTGAAGGTGCCCTTCCACTATCTTGCACTCTTTCTGCCTGGCTAGACTATGAAACAAGTCGGCAAGATATTTCCGGATTCGACCAAACAGCACCTTGCGGCGACATTTTGGAATCCATACAACGTGATACTTGCAATCCCATTTCGTGTGGCATAAACTTTGTGTGTCGTCCATTGAAGCCTCCTTTTCGTGTACTTTGAGCGGTTCACGTTAGGGAGGCTTCTACATATTTCAGGAACTGTCAAACTATTGGGGTCCCCCGGCAGAGCCGGGGTTTACCCTAAGGAAATTATATCAAAACGAGTTCTATAACAGTTCTCGATGAATTCCTTAAGCTGCTATGTAGAGAGAAGACTTTTGCGAACGAAAGTGGCCTTAAAAAATTGTGGATTAAATCTTTCAATTTCCATGTCTTGTTATTGTTATTACGGTCACCACTTATGTCATCTAAATATTTCAGGCATGCTAATTTGATTTATATTGTTAGTATAATCGCACAAAAAGCTGCCATTAAATTAAAGAAGCTGGTGAAGCATGCTTAGAAAAATTTACTGTTGGTTGATTATTCAATTCATGCTTTTAAAATACAAGAATGTTTATTTTGGCCAGAATAGTTCCATATGTTACGGTTTTAAACTCGTAAATAGTAATAATGGTAGCATCCATATCGGAAATAATTTCAGTACTAGGAGTTATGTAAAATTACTAGCAGATGGCGGAAACATTAAGATTGGCAGCAATGTCTTTATGAATAACAATTGCTCGATAAATTGCATGGGCAATATTTCTATTGGTGATGATTGTTTGTTTGGTGAGAGTGTCAAATTGTACGATCATAACCACAATTTTGCTGATCTTAATAAGCGGATATCAGAACAAGGATTTGATATTGGATTTATAACTATCGGAAACAATTGTTGGTTTGGTAGTAATGTTACTGTCTTAAATAACGTTACGATAGGTGACAATGTAGTAATAGGTGCTAATTCACTAATATATAAATCCGTACCTTCAAACACAATCGTTATGATGAGATCTGAACTAATTTATAAAAACCGAGGCTTAAGGCTTGGAGAGGGCAATTGAAGATACTTTTTATAAATTCTTTATACGCTCCAAATGCATCCGGTGGTGCTGAAATTATCCTTCAAAACCATGTTGAGGCAATGGGTAAAAGGGGGCATTCTGTTTCAGTTCTTTCGCTTGATAATACTAATACAGTCCAGAATGATGTAATCAATGGTGTTAAAGTTTGGCGCATCGGAATTAAGAATATATGTTGGCCATTTGGAGGTGAGAAAGCTTCTGCATGGAAAAGAGCAATATGGCATATTCTTGACATTAATAATCCATTTGTCAAACGAATCATTGCCAACTTTGTAAAAAGTGAACAACCTGATATAGTATGCATCCACAATCTTGCTGGTTGGTCTGTGTCTGTCTGGTCTGTGCTATCAAATCTAAACATCCCCATTGTTCAAGTATTGCATGACCCCTACCTCATCTGTCCCCGTAGCAACATGTTTAGTCGAGACAGGCCATGCCAACGGCAATGCTTGAAATGTCGTGTGATGCGTTTATTTCACCCGAGGTTGAGTAACAAGGTAACTGCCGTAGTTGGGGTCAGCCAGTTCATCCTAGAAAAAATGGTCCGCTATGGATATTTTAGTAATGTCCCAATTCGCGAGGTAATTCACAATGCGCGACAGATGAACATTGGCGCGGAAGTTCGAAGACCCGGCACTCGAGCTTTGGATTCACGTGTCACTTTTGGGTTTATAGGCCGATTAATGCCTAGCAAAGGCATAGAACTTCTTCTTGATACTTTCATTAATCATTCTCCTGAATCATGGAGCCTCGTAATAGCCGGTTCTGGGAAGATAGAGTACGAAACGTATCTAAAAAACAAGTTCAGTCATGAACGAGTCGATTTTATTGGACGTGTACAACCTGAAATATTTTTTGAAAAAATTGATTTTACGGTAGTCCCCTCTCTATGGGAAGATACTTATCCAGGTGTTGTTTTTGAGTCGTTCTTTTTTGGCGTTCCAGTACTTGGTTCCAATCGCGGGGGAATTCCTGAGATGATCCAAGAAGGAGTGAACGGAGTTCTGTTTGATCCTGATGATTGTTGCAGTCTGTATGCTCTGATGGGTGATGTCGCAGCAAATAGAGAATACTGGCAAACATCGTCCCATGCAATAATGGGAATGTCACATGCTTTCTTCGACGTAGACGCCTGGACAGAAAGATGGGAAGAACTTTATTTTAATGTACTTAAAAAACATACAGGTGAAAATAGCGTAGTGTAGAAATAGAGCACTATCAATCATTAATGTATCTGAGTTTTATATTGAACGTCCTCCTTCGCAAATGATAGTCGGATTTGAGGCTGTAACAGCTGCTACTAAGACGTTGAAACGCTTCTGAAATTATTTTCAAAATGTTGCATCGCGATTATGCGATTTCAAAGGTCTTATTTGATATATGATTGATACTGAGTAAGCATCCCCCGGCAAAGCCGGGGGCTTTCAAAGTCGTGAACCGCTCGAAGCGGTTTTTTCAAAAGATTATCTGACCACCACGAGTGGTGGTCATTCTTCGGGCAAAAATGTCAATTGATCCAGACGTTTGTCTTCGTCTTCCTGGTTCCTGATGTAGTTGGCAATTGTTTCCTCGTCAGCACCGACAGTGGATACAAAGTAGCCACGTGCCCAAAAGCTCATACCAGCAAAGTTCTTCTTC belongs to Geobacter sp. SVR and includes:
- a CDS encoding DegT/DnrJ/EryC1/StrS aminotransferase family protein, with the protein product MNIPFLDLKSPYIELKDELDAAYRRVMESGWYILGREVQSFETEFAAYCETKYCIGVANGLDALHLIVRAYGIGPGDEVIVPSNTYIATWLAVTHAGATPVPVEPDERTYNLDPARIEQAITPMTKAILVVHLYGQTADMDPINAIAQKYGLKIIEDCAQAHGARYKGRRAGSLGDAAGFSFYPGKNLGAIGDGGAVTTNDNELSERIKVLRNYGSQIKYHNEVVGFNSRLDELQAALLRVKLTKLDECNERRRIVASSYIQDLTTITPLTIPFIPEWAEPVWHLFVVRQDRRDELQKMLAEAGIGTMIHYPIPPHLQPAYSDLGYKRGDFPISEAIHNSVISLPMWPGITEDSIVSVCASLHKVHSA
- a CDS encoding VOC family protein, encoding MVDLQKLPEGYEFHHVGYATGSIERERQFFEYMGYHQEGELFVDPVQGISGCFLVGPGPRVELLENLPGSVTLTPWIDAGIKMYHFAYLVEDIDSAINWARAKRAKMIVEPVPAVAFGLCRISFVMFPNRMMLEFIEIRNKVNI
- the tnpA gene encoding IS200/IS605 family transposase translates to MDDTQSLCHTKWDCKYHVVWIPKCRRKVLFGRIRKYLADLFHSLARQKECKIVEGHLQPDHIHILISIPPKYSVAQVIGFIKGKSAIHIARMYLGQKKNFAGMSFWARGYFVSTVGADEETIANYIRNQEDEDKRLDQLTFLPEE
- a CDS encoding O-antigen translocase, with amino-acid sequence MSLVKTSLWNAVAVAVKLSSALVLNKLLAVMLGPAGYTLIGQFQNAVGLVSGLVSGTVTTGVTKYTAEYFDDEPRQHAIWQTACRLMLFTTLGAAVGIILFREQLSVWLFKLPHFSDVFVWFAIALPGLALNSTLLAIINGKKEFRTFIFANISGNLVSFCVVAILAWKLGLRGALIAFGVSQSVAVLTTLGLALKAEWFSLRTLWGKIDPKTLQNLLKFVAMAITSSICVPLSQILVRDHLSAKFGLEATGYWQAVTKISDIYLMMVTLTLSAYYLPRISEIRTAKELKSEILKTYRIVLPLAVFGALSIYLLRDFIVSVLFTPDFRPMIKLFTWQLTGDVIKIGSWILGYVLFARASTQFVIVTEVFFSVSLVLGTILLTPRFGLQGAVIAFALNYLLHWYVMYFLTSKEFKKMS
- a CDS encoding DapH/DapD/GlmU-related protein, coding for MNPSKLLKIRARHIYLATGLAYQYLRIVFYRLVSNATVVSNGVKYIQPVLTTGQGEIILGKCNLGVWPSPYFFNGYTHIEARSTESKIIIGDGVYINNNAVIVADRTCISIGANTLIGTEFTVYDSDFHDLHPDRRNSGTYKCLPVTIGDNVFIGSRVTVLKGVTIGKNSVVAAGSVLGISVPENTIAGGVPAKIIGHV
- a CDS encoding FdtA/QdtA family cupin domain-containing protein — protein: MPLSDCKIIDLPKIADPRGNLTFVEGTNHIPFDIKRVFYLYDVPGGEMRAGHSNIYSEQFIIAMSGSFDVIVDDGFDKKTFHLNRAYYGLYLPTNVWREIDNFSSGAVCLVLTSTTYSADDYIREYETFLEAAKKK
- a CDS encoding acyltransferase, with protein sequence MGNISIGDDCLFGESVKLYDHNHNFADLNKRISEQGFDIGFITIGNNCWFGSNVTVLNNVTIGDNVVIGANSLIYKSVPSNTIVMMRSELIYKNRGLRLGEGN
- a CDS encoding glycosyltransferase family 4 protein produces the protein MKILFINSLYAPNASGGAEIILQNHVEAMGKRGHSVSVLSLDNTNTVQNDVINGVKVWRIGIKNICWPFGGEKASAWKRAIWHILDINNPFVKRIIANFVKSEQPDIVCIHNLAGWSVSVWSVLSNLNIPIVQVLHDPYLICPRSNMFSRDRPCQRQCLKCRVMRLFHPRLSNKVTAVVGVSQFILEKMVRYGYFSNVPIREVIHNARQMNIGAEVRRPGTRALDSRVTFGFIGRLMPSKGIELLLDTFINHSPESWSLVIAGSGKIEYETYLKNKFSHERVDFIGRVQPEIFFEKIDFTVVPSLWEDTYPGVVFESFFFGVPVLGSNRGGIPEMIQEGVNGVLFDPDDCCSLYALMGDVAANREYWQTSSHAIMGMSHAFFDVDAWTERWEELYFNVLKKHTGENSVV
- a CDS encoding bifunctional 2-polyprenyl-6-hydroxyphenol methylase/3-demethylubiquinol 3-O-methyltransferase UbiG, which gives rise to MNSAIAEKKRLQTISEISLYSSGVMPAAISYCFKIVSRFINGESILELGPAEGVMTELLATLNKKITIVEGSSTFCDDLRKRFPQAEIVNALFEEFNPTVKFDTIILGHVLEHVNDPVDILSRAKNWLKPDVGHIFAAVPNAHSLHRQAAVVMGILTAEDTLNEMDVHHGHRRVFNPESFQEAFHVAGLNIEVFGGYWLKPVANKQIEDTWTPQMVEAFMQLGERFPDIAGEIYIVASHNTGG
- a CDS encoding glycosyltransferase produces the protein MNDYPSPIESFDNPLVSVIIPAFNHEKYVQKAIKSVIDQTYNNIELIVLNDGSKDDTHQQIISMEVYCKNRFTSFAYINKNNEGLTITLNKGITLAKGDFISLLASDDMFLPDKIEFLVKEFNALDNNYALVSGDTDFIDADDNCVEVDLNGNIANDKTRLSFNSSIRFLTYRRINYDLQRNFGTYESFFEGNYFSGLAALIRKSSIIEMGLYDINTKLEDIDMWFRLSKKYKFKYVDKVLAHYRWHENSKHPRQSRGFQSREPLEAVFSKDYLTTTSGGHSSGKNVN